In the genome of Bradyrhizobium sp. CB3481, the window GCGCTCCGGGGCCTACAAGCGTGCGCTGGTGATCGGCGCCGAGACGTTTTCGCGCATTCTCGACTGGAACGACCGCGGTACCTGCGTGCTGTTCGGTGACGGCGCGGGCGCGGTCGTGCTCGAGGCGCAGGACCAGCCGGGAGCTACTTCCGACCGAGGCGTGCTCACGACCCATCTGCGCTCCGATGGCCGGCACAAGGCAAAGCTGTTCGTCGACGGCGGTCCTTCCACCACCCAGACCGTCGGGCACCTGCGAATGGAAGGCCGCGAGGTGTTCAAGCACGCGGTCGGCATGATCACAGACGTGATCGTGGACGCTTTCAATGCGACCGGTGCAACCGCCGAGGACATCGACTGGTTCATCCCCCACCAGGCCAATAAGCGAATCATCGATGCTTCAGCGCACAAGCTTCATATTGCACCGCAGAAAGTGGTGCTGACCGTCGATCTGCATGGCAACACGTCGGCGGCCTCGATCCCGCTGGCGCTCAATGTGGCGGTCCAGGACGGGCGGGTGAAGAAAGGCGATCTGGTGCTGTTCGAGGCCATGGGCGGTGGCTTCACCTGGGGTTCCGCGCTGGTGCGCTGGTGAACGTCACATAAGGTAGATCGATTAGAATTGTAGCTTGTTCCATGCTTCTGCATGATGGTCGCTGTTGACCATTGCGAGCTAACCGCTTAATTTCAGGCAATAAATTTTGTTCGCCGAGAGTGCGGGGCAGGCGATGACCGGGACCGGAAAAACAGTCACACGCGTCGATTTGTGCGAGGCCGTCTACCAGAAGGTGGGGCTTTCGCGAACGGAATCTTCAGCGTTTGTCGAACTCGTTCTGAAGGAGATCACCGATTGCCTGGAGAAGGGCGAGACGGTGAAACTGTCGTCGTTCGGCTCGTTCATGGTGCGCAAGAAGGGTCAGCGTATCGGACGTAACCCGAAGACCGGTACTGAAGTGCCGATCTCGCCGCGCCGTGTGATGGTGTTCAAGCCGTCAGCTATCCTGAAGCAGCGGATCAACGGGCACGCGCCCGGCAATGGCGAAAGCAAGACCGACATCGAGTAAGGACGGCCGCGTAGCAAGGCGAGTACCGCGTCTTCCCCAACGAGATAAGTTGAGAGGAGCTGGCCTTTGGATAAAGCGCCGGATGCGTTCCGCACCATCAGCGAAGTCGCTGAAGAACTCGATATCCCCCAGCACGTGCTGCGGTTCTGGGAGACGCGCTTCGCGCA includes:
- a CDS encoding integration host factor subunit alpha is translated as MTGTGKTVTRVDLCEAVYQKVGLSRTESSAFVELVLKEITDCLEKGETVKLSSFGSFMVRKKGQRIGRNPKTGTEVPISPRRVMVFKPSAILKQRINGHAPGNGESKTDIE
- a CDS encoding beta-ketoacyl-ACP synthase III, coding for MTAKRSVVLGCGSYLPQKVLTNAELAARIDTSDEWIVQRTGIRERHIAAEGEFTSHLAVNAARAALEHAGLDAQAIDLIVLATSTPDNTFPATAVAVQNELGIHHGVAFDLQAVCSGFIFALATADKFLRSGAYKRALVIGAETFSRILDWNDRGTCVLFGDGAGAVVLEAQDQPGATSDRGVLTTHLRSDGRHKAKLFVDGGPSTTQTVGHLRMEGREVFKHAVGMITDVIVDAFNATGATAEDIDWFIPHQANKRIIDASAHKLHIAPQKVVLTVDLHGNTSAASIPLALNVAVQDGRVKKGDLVLFEAMGGGFTWGSALVRW